One region of Gopherus evgoodei ecotype Sinaloan lineage chromosome 16, rGopEvg1_v1.p, whole genome shotgun sequence genomic DNA includes:
- the OLFM1 gene encoding noelin isoform X1, whose translation MSVPLLKIGVVLSTMAMITNWMSQTLPSLVGLNTTKLTAASGGTLDRSTGVLPTNPEESWQVYSSAQDSEGRCICTVVAPQQTMCSRDARTKQLRQLLEKVQNMSQSIEVLDRRTQRDLQYVEKMENQMKGLESKFKQVEESHKQHLARQFKAIKAKMEELRPLIPVLEEYKADAKLVLQFKEEVQNLTSVLNELQEEIGAYDYEELQNRVSNLEERLRACMQKLACGKLTGISDPVTIKTSGSRFGSWMTDPLAPEGENKVWYMDSYHNNRFVREYKSMSDFMNTDNFTSHRLPHPWSGTGQVVYNGSIYFNKYQSHIIIRFDLKTESILKTRSLDYAGYNNMYHYAWGGHSDIDLMVDENGLWAVYATNQNAGNIVISKLDPNTLQSLQTWNTSYPKRSAGEAFIICGTLYVTNGYSGGTKVHYAYQTNASTYEYIDIPFQNKYSHISMLDYNPKDRALYAWNNGHQILYNVTLFHVIRSDEL comes from the exons ATGTCGGTGCCTTTGCTCAAGATCGGAGTCGTCCTGAGCACCATGGCCATGATCACCAACTGGATGTCGCAGACGCTGCCCTCCCTGGTGGGGCTGAACACCACCAAGCTAACCGCAGCCTCGGGGGGCACCTTGGACAGGAGCACGGGG GTGTTGCCTACCAACCCAGAGGAAAGCTGGCAGGTCTACAGCTCTGCCCAAGACAGCGAGGGACGGTGTATATGCACAGTGGTGGCTCCCCAACAGACAATGTGCTCACGTGATGCCAGGACAAAGCAGCTGAGGCAGCTCTTAGAAAAG GTGCAGAATATGTCTCAGTCAATAGAGGTATTGGACAGGCGAACTCAAAGAGACTTACAATATGTAGAGAAGATGGAGAACCAGATGAAGGGGTTAGAATCAAAATTCAAGCAAGTGGAAGAGAGTCACAAACAACACCTGGCAAGACAGTTTAAG GCAATAAAAGCGAAAATGGAGGAACTTAGGCCTTTGATACCAGTGTTGGAAGAGTACAAAGCCGATGCAAAATTGGTATTGCAGTTTAAAGAGGAGGTCCAGAATCTGACGTCAGTTCTAAACGAACTCCAGGAGGAGATTGGCGCCTATGACTACGAAGAGCTTCAGAACAGAGTGTCAAATCTTGAAGAAAGGCTCCGTGCATGCATGCAAAAATTAG CTTGTGGGAAGCTGACAGGAATAAGTGACCCAGTCACAATAAAAACCTCTGGATCAAGGTTTGGATCATGGATGACAGATCCTTTAGCTCCAGAAGGTGAAAACAAG GTCTGGTACATGGATAGCTACCACAACAACCGCTTTGTCCGAGAGTACAAAAGCATGTCGGATTTCATGAATACAGATAATTTCACCTCTCACCGTCTCCCTCATCCCTGGTCTGGCACCGGCCAAGTGGTCTACAATGGCTCGATCTATTTCAACAAATACCAAAGCCACATAATCATCAGGTTTGATTTGAAAACAGAAAGCATCCTCAAGACTCGCAGCCTGGATTacgctggctacaacaacatGTACCACTACGCCTGGGGTGGCCATTCTGACATTGACCTCATGGTGGATGAAAATGGCTTGTGGGCTGTCTATGCTACCAATCAAAACGCGGGGAACATTGTTATTAGCAAGCTGGACCCCAACACCCTGCAGAGCCTGCAGACCTGGAACACCAGCTACCCGAAACGCAGCGCCGGCGAGGCCTTTATCATCTGCGGTACGCTCTACGTCACCAACGGGTACTCAGGAGGAACCAAGGTGCACTATGCTTACCAGACCAATGCCTCCACTTACGAGTACATTGATATCCCATTCCAAAACAAATACTCACACATTTCCATGTTAGACTACAACCCGAAGGACCGAGCCCTCTACGCTTGGAACAATGGGCATCAGATACTTTACAACGTCACCCTCTTCCACGTCATCAGGTCTGATGAATTGTAG
- the OLFM1 gene encoding noelin isoform X2, with protein sequence MPGTWNCVQEMQPTSKLLSLFFLLLMGTELTQVLPTNPEESWQVYSSAQDSEGRCICTVVAPQQTMCSRDARTKQLRQLLEKVQNMSQSIEVLDRRTQRDLQYVEKMENQMKGLESKFKQVEESHKQHLARQFKAIKAKMEELRPLIPVLEEYKADAKLVLQFKEEVQNLTSVLNELQEEIGAYDYEELQNRVSNLEERLRACMQKLACGKLTGISDPVTIKTSGSRFGSWMTDPLAPEGENKVWYMDSYHNNRFVREYKSMSDFMNTDNFTSHRLPHPWSGTGQVVYNGSIYFNKYQSHIIIRFDLKTESILKTRSLDYAGYNNMYHYAWGGHSDIDLMVDENGLWAVYATNQNAGNIVISKLDPNTLQSLQTWNTSYPKRSAGEAFIICGTLYVTNGYSGGTKVHYAYQTNASTYEYIDIPFQNKYSHISMLDYNPKDRALYAWNNGHQILYNVTLFHVIRSDEL encoded by the exons GTGTTGCCTACCAACCCAGAGGAAAGCTGGCAGGTCTACAGCTCTGCCCAAGACAGCGAGGGACGGTGTATATGCACAGTGGTGGCTCCCCAACAGACAATGTGCTCACGTGATGCCAGGACAAAGCAGCTGAGGCAGCTCTTAGAAAAG GTGCAGAATATGTCTCAGTCAATAGAGGTATTGGACAGGCGAACTCAAAGAGACTTACAATATGTAGAGAAGATGGAGAACCAGATGAAGGGGTTAGAATCAAAATTCAAGCAAGTGGAAGAGAGTCACAAACAACACCTGGCAAGACAGTTTAAG GCAATAAAAGCGAAAATGGAGGAACTTAGGCCTTTGATACCAGTGTTGGAAGAGTACAAAGCCGATGCAAAATTGGTATTGCAGTTTAAAGAGGAGGTCCAGAATCTGACGTCAGTTCTAAACGAACTCCAGGAGGAGATTGGCGCCTATGACTACGAAGAGCTTCAGAACAGAGTGTCAAATCTTGAAGAAAGGCTCCGTGCATGCATGCAAAAATTAG CTTGTGGGAAGCTGACAGGAATAAGTGACCCAGTCACAATAAAAACCTCTGGATCAAGGTTTGGATCATGGATGACAGATCCTTTAGCTCCAGAAGGTGAAAACAAG GTCTGGTACATGGATAGCTACCACAACAACCGCTTTGTCCGAGAGTACAAAAGCATGTCGGATTTCATGAATACAGATAATTTCACCTCTCACCGTCTCCCTCATCCCTGGTCTGGCACCGGCCAAGTGGTCTACAATGGCTCGATCTATTTCAACAAATACCAAAGCCACATAATCATCAGGTTTGATTTGAAAACAGAAAGCATCCTCAAGACTCGCAGCCTGGATTacgctggctacaacaacatGTACCACTACGCCTGGGGTGGCCATTCTGACATTGACCTCATGGTGGATGAAAATGGCTTGTGGGCTGTCTATGCTACCAATCAAAACGCGGGGAACATTGTTATTAGCAAGCTGGACCCCAACACCCTGCAGAGCCTGCAGACCTGGAACACCAGCTACCCGAAACGCAGCGCCGGCGAGGCCTTTATCATCTGCGGTACGCTCTACGTCACCAACGGGTACTCAGGAGGAACCAAGGTGCACTATGCTTACCAGACCAATGCCTCCACTTACGAGTACATTGATATCCCATTCCAAAACAAATACTCACACATTTCCATGTTAGACTACAACCCGAAGGACCGAGCCCTCTACGCTTGGAACAATGGGCATCAGATACTTTACAACGTCACCCTCTTCCACGTCATCAGGTCTGATGAATTGTAG